The following nucleotide sequence is from Catonella massiliensis.
GTGTGAGAATAGAGGTCTTCATACCCACATATCTAAATATTTCAGACACATAGATACAGTTCATAACAGTAGCCAGCATCCCTATCTGGTCGGCCTTCGTCCTGTCAATTGTATTGCTGGTACGGCCTCTCCAAAAATTGCCTCCACCAATAACAACTCCTACCTGTATTCCGTTATCAACCAGCTCTTTTACCTGTTTTGCAACTCTAATGCAGGTAGCCTCATCAAAACCCATTTTCTTGTCACCTGCAAGAGCTTCGCCTGATAACTTTAACAGTACTCTTTTATATCTATCCATTAAGCGTCAACCTCATCACCAAAGAAAGAATCAATATCAACTGATGCATAAGGAAGTGCACAGAAACCGTCAATAACTGCACCACTGTTAATCTGGATTCCTTTAGAGCTGATATTACCTTTGATTACAGCTGTAGAATCAACAACAACAGGTCCATTTACATCTAAGTTGCCCTTAACTGCACCTGCAACTACACAGGAAGAAGCAGCAATATCACCGATAACCACAGTACCTGCAGCAATCTTAACGCAGCCCTTACTTGTAATTCCGCCGTCAAGCTTGTTAGTATGTAAGTATACCTCAGCAGCTGAAGATTTACCCTTAACTGCACCTGAGATTGAAAGCTTGCCAAGACAGCTGATATCTCCGTTAACAGTACCATATACATCTAGAGAACCGTCAGAAACAATGCTTCCCTGTATCACAGTTCCCTTTGATATAACTGTTGTGCTTCCGTCAGATTCAGCAATCTCGCCCGGATGGCTTTCAACAGTAACAGTATCTGCTCCTATGTCACCTGTATAAAGGTTATTCTCTGTAGCAGGGAAAGTCTCTTCTTCATCTGTTGTTTCAGGCTCACTCTCTTCTACATAAGCAGTCTCCTGATATTCAGGCTCAGAATATACATTATCTTCGGCAGCCACTTCTTCGTTTTCAAGATTTAAGCTATCCTCATCCTGCATCTTTTCAATCATATCATCGTCCACACCAAGTGCGTCCTCTTCAGAGAGATTAAACTCATCAAAATCATCAGAACTACTGCCACTTAAAGTGTCAACCATCTGATTGTCATCATTCTCAAAGTCTCCCATAACTCCAACATCTTCCTTTAAATCCTTAAAAAAACTCATAACATACCTCCATTTATTTTATTTTGTATTTTGGATTCACTCTGTGGTGAACGGGTTTTGTGTTCTTTGTAATCTTGGCAAATCTATATCCTTCTCTTTTAAGAAGCTCAATGATTCTTGGCAAGGCTCTTAAGGTATTTACTTTATCCTTTGAATCGTGCAGGAGTACAATCTTATCTGTATTGCTTCCTGCATACATAGCTATCGCATTGTATATTGCATTGGCAGATGGTGGCGGATATGCGGCATCGGTACCTCCAAGATTCCAGTCAAAATACTGATATCCTGCTGACCTTATCCACTTTATGGCTTTATGCATATTTATCTTTGCGACTCCATTACTGCTTCCGCCGGGAAATCTGTATATCTTGGAATCAACTCCGGTGTATTTTTTGACTATATCCCTGATAGCATATACATCTTTCTTAAATGAATCAAGACTTGCATATACAAGTTTATAGTTGTGAGTTAAAGAGTGAAGACCTATGTTATGTCCTCTTTTAACTATCTCTTTATACCTTCTAATTGATGCCTTATCTGTTCTCCCTACTACAAAAAACGTAGCTTTTATCTTGTACCTATCAAGGATATCCAAGACTTTATCGGTATTAACGCTTGGCCCGTCATCAAAAGTTAAATATGCTGTTTTTTGATGTATCTTTTTCTTTGTTTTACTTGTTTTATTTGTGGATTTCTTTGTTGCTTTACCAGTCTTAATGGCACTAAAGTTGCGGTTAGCTGCTATAGCTGTGTCCGGTGATACAAAGTCCGCAATCAGAACATTAAAAACAAAAGCTGATACAATTACAAACAACAAAGCTGATAAGCAGGAAAATATATTTCCAGCCTTCTCGTTGTGTCTCACTACTCTTTCTCCTTTAACTAAACTTCCTTATTCTATGATGTACTACAGGAGTAGTCTCATCTATAGGCAATATAAGGTAGTTCTCTTTTTTTAAGCTTTTTATGATTTTCGGTAAAGCTCTAACCGTGGTTCCTCTAGCCAGCGAGTCATGCATAAGTACTACAGAGTTTTTCATACTATGAACACCAGCCATGACATTTTTATACAGCACTTTGTCAGACAAAGATATTCGTACAGCATCTCCACTCATCACATTCCAGTCTACATACTCAACACCCTCATCTCTAAGAAATTTTATAGGTAAGCTCATATCAATCTTTGATACAGAATTACTGCTTCCACCCGGGAAACGGTAATATTTACATCTTACTCCTGTAGTATTGTAAATGAGATCACTTATAGCATAATAATCTTTCTTAAAATTCTTTAGAGATGCATATATCAAGCCATAGTTGTGGGTATACGAATGCATTGCAATCGTGTGGCCATCATTTACTATTTTTTTGTACATCTCAAGAGACTTCTTATCGGTCCTTCCAATGACAAAAAAAGTAGCTTTAATATCATTTTTCTTTAGTATTTTGAGAACATCTTCCGTATTTTCAGAAGGTCCGTCATCAAATGTAAGATAAACTCTTCCTCTTGCTGTCCTTATTCGTTCTTCCTCTTCTGCTTTAAGCATGAGAGCCTTTTTCTTATCGGCTTCAAACTGAGCAAATCTTAACATAGATGCAAGCATCTCTGTTTCAGAATTCCTCTTTTGTGCAACCAGGATACGCTCTATTTTAAGCTGTCTGATTCTATCAATCTCATCGCTTAATTTGTTGTATTTTACAAACAATACAACGCATAAAACAGTTGGTATAAGAAACAGGATAACAACAATCAGGATTAAGAGCTTTCTAGAGATGTGACTATTCTCATTTTTTTCGTCTTTATTGTCCTTATCCATCAAACCTAACTCCTAAACAAAAATGGTATCATCTCATTGTATCATATTTAATATAAAATATCTACAAATATATTTACCAATTCTTTATTTATATTATTACTTAAACTAATATTGATATCGTCGCAGATATCAGGCTCCCCACAGATATCTGTTCCTATAATGCGGAATCTGTCTGTTAAAAATTCCATCTCTTTCTTAAGCACAGCTAGTGACATATTTCCCTGATCCCAGTCAGATATGAATTCATTTGCAGAAAGCACATCTTTATCTATCGAAATGTAGATAGGAAGCAGGCTTTCTAAATATACATCACTTATACTATCTGCAAAAACAACTCTCTTGTCTTTTTTAAATGCACATTCCTCTATGTAGCTGCTTTTTGCTCCAACTACTATAATTTTATTAAGATTATGAAGAGTTTCATATGCATCAGCTATCCAAGAACCACAGGACAATATATTTCCAAAGGCTGAAAACTGCATATCCGTATGGTTATCATACACCACAAGATTGTAGGGTTCCTTAATCAAATCAAGGTAAACCCGGCTTAAGTGGTGATAATTACCGGAGTCTAGGAGGTGGATGGAAGTAAGCTTTGACCTCACTTTTATTTCCTCAAGAAGATATTTTCTAGCTTCTTCATCCATATATCCCCTTACTCCACATAAAGCTTTGTCATCAAATAACTTATGAGGATAATCCTTGTAAAAATCCTGCTTTTCATAGACTCCGGTAAAATTATGAAGACAGAGCATTACTGAATCCTTCCTGCACCATCGCCTATCTCTGCCTCGTATATCTCAGCATCGATACCTGTAGCCTCTTTATACTTTGAAATGACTTCTTTTCTAAAATTCTCAATTGCATCGTTTTTAACTATACTGACTGTACAGCCACCAAAACCACCGCCTGTTATTCTTGAGCCAATCACCCCAGGTATATTCCAAGCAATCTCGACCAACTTGTCAACCTCTGGGCAAGATACCTCATAATCATCTCTTAGCGATATATGTGAAGCATTCATAAGTTTGCCAAAGGTCTCAATATCATTATTTTTAAGAGCATTTACAGCCTTTATTGTACGCTGATTTTCATAAACCGCGTGCTTTGCTCTTTTTCTCTGAACCTCATCGGTTATAAGATATTGGTTCTCTTCAAATTCTTCCTCTGTTAAGTCGCCAAGTCCGGAGATATTAAGCTTGGTTTGAAGTGCCTTAAGCGCAGCTGTACTTTCATTTCTTCTGTCATTGTAGGCAGAGTCTACCAAGCTGTGCTTTACATGGCTGTTTGTGATAAGCACCTTGGCGTCCTTTAGCTTCACAGGCGCATATTCATAGGACAAGTCCGCTGTATCTAAGAATATGGCGTTGTCCTTTTTGCCCATAGCCACTGCAAACTGATCCATAATACCGCAGTTCATACCGTTGAATTGGTTTTCTGAAGTTTGTCCTATCTTTGCTATCTCTACCATGTCGATATCAATATCGTACAAATATTTAAGAGCTGTACCCATAAGGACTTCTATGGATGCAGAAGATGAAAGTCCGGCACCCGAAGGAATATTACCAAGCATAGCAAGGTCAAAGCCCTTATCAATCTTATATCCTTTCCCTAAGAATGCCCAAACCACTCCTATCAGGTAGTTAGCCCAGCCGTTCTTTTTCTGATATGAAAGCTCAGGAAGTTCTACAGTTGTAACTTCAGCATTGTTAAAGTTTAGCGAAACAAAGTTCATCTTATTGTCACCTCGTTTCCTTACCAGGGCATAGGTTCCCATGGTAAGGGCACAAGGAAATACATGCCCGCCGTTATAATCAGTATGCTCTCCAATCAGATTCACACGTCCCGGTGAAAAGAAAAGCTCTGCCCCATTGGAATCTCCATAATATTTCCTAAATCCTTCATAAAGTCTGTCCTTCATACCATTCTCCTTTAATACTCTATAAAGACACTAAGTAAAAACTACTTTCCTGATTTCTTCTCGGTTTTGACTGCGCCATCCGAAGCGCTTGCAGCTTTGTTAGTGTCTACTGCTGCGCCTGAAGTAATAGCACTGCTTGACGCATTAGCGCTTTGATAAATCTGTCCCGCAAAGGTGAAGCCATCAGTATAACCATTATTATAGCCGTTTTTGTTACCGGAGTAATATCCTACCGCACCCGCCAAGACAACAGCACCAACAACACAGGCACATCCAATAAGTGTTTTTATACGTTTCTCTTTCTTAAGACTAAGCTTTCTTCCTGCTTTTTCCATTTTATACTTCTCAACTTTTTCCTTACTCATAGCTAACTCCTTTATTATTTTATAATGTATTACAGCTTGATTCCCTTTAATAAATCAGCAAAGCTTGTGGTTGGTGCATCCCCTGTACTGTATTCTACAGGAGTAGAGTCGATATCATCTGTGGCTTCGCTTTCAGCTGCTCTTG
It contains:
- a CDS encoding bactofilin family protein; the encoded protein is MSFFKDLKEDVGVMGDFENDDNQMVDTLSGSSSDDFDEFNLSEEDALGVDDDMIEKMQDEDSLNLENEEVAAEDNVYSEPEYQETAYVEESEPETTDEEETFPATENNLYTGDIGADTVTVESHPGEIAESDGSTTVISKGTVIQGSIVSDGSLDVYGTVNGDISCLGKLSISGAVKGKSSAAEVYLHTNKLDGGITSKGCVKIAAGTVVIGDIAASSCVVAGAVKGNLDVNGPVVVDSTAVIKGNISSKGIQINSGAVIDGFCALPYASVDIDSFFGDEVDA
- a CDS encoding polysaccharide deacetylase family protein — translated: MRHNEKAGNIFSCLSALLFVIVSAFVFNVLIADFVSPDTAIAANRNFSAIKTGKATKKSTNKTSKTKKKIHQKTAYLTFDDGPSVNTDKVLDILDRYKIKATFFVVGRTDKASIRRYKEIVKRGHNIGLHSLTHNYKLVYASLDSFKKDVYAIRDIVKKYTGVDSKIYRFPGGSSNGVAKINMHKAIKWIRSAGYQYFDWNLGGTDAAYPPPSANAIYNAIAMYAGSNTDKIVLLHDSKDKVNTLRALPRIIELLKREGYRFAKITKNTKPVHHRVNPKYKIK
- a CDS encoding polysaccharide deacetylase family protein yields the protein MDKDNKDEKNENSHISRKLLILIVVILFLIPTVLCVVLFVKYNKLSDEIDRIRQLKIERILVAQKRNSETEMLASMLRFAQFEADKKKALMLKAEEEERIRTARGRVYLTFDDGPSENTEDVLKILKKNDIKATFFVIGRTDKKSLEMYKKIVNDGHTIAMHSYTHNYGLIYASLKNFKKDYYAISDLIYNTTGVRCKYYRFPGGSSNSVSKIDMSLPIKFLRDEGVEYVDWNVMSGDAVRISLSDKVLYKNVMAGVHSMKNSVVLMHDSLARGTTVRALPKIIKSLKKENYLILPIDETTPVVHHRIRKFS
- a CDS encoding arginase, whose translation is MLCLHNFTGVYEKQDFYKDYPHKLFDDKALCGVRGYMDEEARKYLLEEIKVRSKLTSIHLLDSGNYHHLSRVYLDLIKEPYNLVVYDNHTDMQFSAFGNILSCGSWIADAYETLHNLNKIIVVGAKSSYIEECAFKKDKRVVFADSISDVYLESLLPIYISIDKDVLSANEFISDWDQGNMSLAVLKKEMEFLTDRFRIIGTDICGEPDICDDINISLSNNINKELVNIFVDILY
- a CDS encoding galactokinase, translated to MKDRLYEGFRKYYGDSNGAELFFSPGRVNLIGEHTDYNGGHVFPCALTMGTYALVRKRGDNKMNFVSLNFNNAEVTTVELPELSYQKKNGWANYLIGVVWAFLGKGYKIDKGFDLAMLGNIPSGAGLSSSASIEVLMGTALKYLYDIDIDMVEIAKIGQTSENQFNGMNCGIMDQFAVAMGKKDNAIFLDTADLSYEYAPVKLKDAKVLITNSHVKHSLVDSAYNDRRNESTAALKALQTKLNISGLGDLTEEEFEENQYLITDEVQRKRAKHAVYENQRTIKAVNALKNNDIETFGKLMNASHISLRDDYEVSCPEVDKLVEIAWNIPGVIGSRITGGGFGGCTVSIVKNDAIENFRKEVISKYKEATGIDAEIYEAEIGDGAGRIQ